Proteins encoded together in one Nanoarchaeota archaeon window:
- a CDS encoding geranylgeranylglyceryl/heptaprenylglyceryl phosphate synthase has product MNGNKSHTFKGSVEQHIRDIRAKGRGVFMGLLDPGKYAPEKTVELAKMLQKGGADILMLGGSMGTEALIDLCGKGIKETCSLPLHLFTGNATALTKHADSIYFMTVLNSENPYWISGVQAVGAPFIRKHNVEAIPTAYLIFEPGQTVGWVSEANLIPRDKPDVAVAYALAAECMGMRFVILESGSGASVHVPLEVVTAIRKATDLVIVIAGGVKTPEQAKALIEVGADCIHIGTKIEDAADPLARTMEFAKAIHGEKE; this is encoded by the coding sequence ATGAATGGCAATAAATCACATACTTTTAAAGGCAGCGTTGAGCAGCATATCAGAGACATACGCGCCAAAGGCAGGGGAGTGTTCATGGGTCTTCTTGATCCCGGCAAATACGCGCCCGAAAAAACAGTTGAACTTGCCAAGATGCTTCAAAAAGGCGGAGCGGATATACTAATGCTTGGGGGGTCTATGGGAACCGAGGCGCTGATAGATCTCTGCGGAAAGGGAATAAAGGAAACTTGTTCTTTGCCGCTTCATCTTTTTACAGGTAATGCGACAGCGCTTACAAAGCATGCCGATTCGATATATTTTATGACTGTTTTGAATTCGGAGAATCCGTACTGGATTTCCGGAGTGCAGGCCGTGGGTGCGCCATTCATCAGAAAGCATAATGTAGAGGCGATTCCGACAGCATACCTGATATTTGAGCCTGGCCAGACCGTCGGCTGGGTGAGTGAGGCAAACCTTATTCCGCGCGACAAGCCGGATGTGGCTGTTGCATATGCTTTGGCAGCAGAGTGCATGGGTATGCGTTTTGTGATTCTGGAATCAGGTTCAGGTGCCTCGGTTCATGTTCCGCTTGAGGTTGTGACCGCAATACGAAAGGCGACGGATCTTGTAATAGTGATTGCTGGTGGCGTCAAAACACCAGAACAGGCAAAGGCGTTGATTGAGGTCGGTGCCGATTGCATTCACATTGGGACAAAAATAGAGGATGCGGCAGATCCGCTTGCAAGAACAATGGAATTTGCAAAGGCAATACATGGCGAAAAAGAATGA
- a CDS encoding NAD-dependent epimerase/dehydratase family protein, which yields MKILITGGAGFLGRRIAKEAKRRGADVAVFTRNSDKELESLGIKIIAGDIMSREQLKRAFAGYDVVYHLAAEIDESSKDLWNINVEGTRNVVRACKASGIKRLIFASSIGVLGGSQVQLTEDSPHAPETAYEKTKAAAEKLVVASGIPYTIVRMPPIVGPNKTWQKIFDAAKKEYPIIGSGENYWALVYIDDAIEALLKMLRQIAKNQVYNIAEAEPHKYNEVYFTITRVLVCPAPEKHMPVWIAIIGAFFYELKCKLAHKKPSVTLMMASIKRLTSNRIVSIEKAKRDLDYSPKYTLKDAMSKTAEGLEKI from the coding sequence ATGAAAATTCTGATAACCGGAGGCGCGGGTTTCCTTGGAAGGCGGATTGCAAAAGAGGCAAAAAGGCGCGGCGCAGATGTTGCTGTTTTTACCCGAAATTCCGATAAAGAGCTTGAATCTCTTGGCATAAAGATAATTGCCGGAGATATCATGAGCCGCGAACAATTAAAGCGCGCGTTTGCCGGCTATGATGTCGTATACCACCTTGCTGCAGAAATTGATGAATCATCTAAGGATTTGTGGAACATTAATGTTGAAGGCACGCGAAACGTGGTCCGGGCATGCAAAGCGTCCGGAATAAAGCGGCTGATTTTCGCATCATCTATTGGCGTTCTTGGAGGATCGCAGGTGCAGCTTACAGAAGATTCGCCTCATGCTCCTGAAACCGCATACGAAAAAACAAAAGCTGCTGCGGAAAAACTAGTTGTTGCTTCCGGAATTCCATACACTATTGTACGCATGCCGCCGATTGTCGGCCCAAACAAGACGTGGCAAAAAATATTTGATGCTGCAAAAAAAGAATATCCAATTATCGGCTCCGGAGAAAATTACTGGGCTCTAGTATATATCGATGATGCTATTGAAGCGCTTCTCAAAATGCTTCGCCAGATAGCAAAAAACCAGGTATACAATATTGCGGAAGCAGAACCTCATAAATACAACGAAGTCTATTTCACAATCACGCGCGTACTTGTTTGCCCTGCGCCCGAGAAGCACATGCCCGTATGGATTGCAATAATTGGGGCTTTTTTCTACGAATTAAAATGCAAACTCGCGCATAAAAAACCAAGCGTCACACTAATGATGGCAAGCATCAAGCGGCTTACAAGCAACCGCATCGTTAGCATAGAAAAGGCTAAGCGCGACCTTGATTATTCGCCGAAATACACGCTTAAGGATGCGATGAGTAAAACTGCGGAAGGGCTGGAAAAAATATAA
- the purD gene encoding phosphoribosylamine--glycine ligase, whose product MKVLLVGSGGREHEFAKVISSSYNEPELYAAMSKRNPGISKLCKGFKIISEDDCGIVDYAEKKKIELAVIGGETSLAASISDLLWDAGIPTVGPKKLAAQIETNKPWARESIMEKHHIPGNPQYCIFRKNENTAFDVGAYIDELISQDIDPVIKPAGLTGGKGVRLFPDHFDIGGAKKYAAEVLKKSDLVIEERLRGEEFTLQAFVDGDTLAFGPAVQDEKRAREKGPNTGGMGSYNDSKDILPFMTQADYDGAKKIMADTAGAIKKETSIPYQGILYGQFMAAAKGISVIEFNARGGDSEIINVLPLLKNDILDVFNAIVNGKLNKENVKFKKQATVFKYGVPEGYPGNPVVDRAIIIQKPGNSQLIYANVYESGENLYLTKSRAFGFLGVGDNLGAAEKNAEAGFSGVRGAIYHRPDIGTQEHISKAILNMQELRGSDYLCQ is encoded by the coding sequence ATGAAAGTTCTCCTGGTTGGAAGCGGAGGGCGGGAGCACGAATTTGCCAAAGTGATTTCTAGCAGTTATAATGAACCGGAACTTTATGCAGCGATGAGCAAAAGGAATCCGGGCATTTCGAAATTATGCAAAGGCTTTAAGATTATTTCTGAAGATGATTGCGGAATTGTTGATTATGCAGAGAAGAAAAAAATTGAGCTTGCAGTCATTGGCGGCGAAACTTCGCTTGCAGCAAGCATATCTGATTTGCTTTGGGATGCAGGCATTCCGACAGTGGGGCCGAAAAAGCTTGCTGCGCAGATTGAAACAAACAAGCCATGGGCCAGAGAATCCATAATGGAGAAGCACCACATTCCGGGAAATCCGCAGTATTGCATTTTCAGAAAAAATGAAAACACCGCATTTGATGTTGGAGCGTACATCGATGAATTGATTTCGCAGGATATTGACCCGGTCATAAAACCGGCAGGCTTGACAGGCGGCAAAGGCGTTCGCCTTTTTCCGGATCATTTTGATATTGGCGGCGCAAAAAAGTATGCCGCGGAAGTTTTGAAAAAATCTGATCTGGTGATTGAAGAAAGGCTGCGCGGCGAGGAATTTACTCTTCAGGCATTTGTCGACGGGGATACTCTTGCTTTTGGGCCTGCGGTTCAGGATGAGAAGCGTGCCCGGGAAAAAGGCCCGAACACCGGCGGCATGGGTTCATATAATGATTCAAAAGACATTTTGCCGTTCATGACGCAAGCGGATTATGATGGTGCCAAAAAAATAATGGCTGATACTGCCGGTGCGATAAAGAAAGAAACAAGCATTCCGTATCAGGGGATTCTATACGGTCAGTTCATGGCCGCTGCAAAAGGGATTTCAGTCATCGAATTCAATGCCCGCGGCGGAGATTCCGAAATTATCAATGTTCTTCCGCTTCTTAAAAATGATATTCTTGATGTTTTCAATGCGATTGTGAATGGAAAGCTCAATAAAGAAAACGTAAAATTCAAAAAACAGGCAACTGTTTTCAAATATGGCGTTCCCGAAGGATATCCGGGAAACCCAGTTGTTGATCGGGCTATAATCATCCAGAAGCCCGGCAATTCGCAATTAATTTATGCAAATGTCTATGAAAGCGGCGAAAACTTATATCTGACAAAATCAAGGGCATTTGGATTTTTGGGTGTGGGAGACAATCTTGGTGCGGCAGAAAAAAATGCAGAGGCCGGTTTTTCAGGAGTCCGAGGAGCAATATATCACCGACCCGACATCGGCACTCAGGAACATATTTCAAAGGCAATTTTGAACATGCAAGAATTGCGTGGCAGCGATTATTTATGCCAATAA
- a CDS encoding fibrillarin-like rRNA/tRNA 2'-O-methyltransferase: MMQKFGRDYATKNLVNGKKVYGERIMRKGKEEWRVWDPTSSKLGAALVKGLKNFPIKKGMKILYLGASTGTTPSHISDIVERNGIIYAVEFSGRSMRDLIPLARQRKNIAPILDDARMPENYAQIVEKVDLVYCDVAQPDQSEIIMRNAKVFLKPQGWMMIAVKARSINVAKKPQQIYAEERAKLSKMFNILEQIELDPLEKDHCFMVGKMK, encoded by the coding sequence ATGATGCAAAAATTCGGGCGCGACTATGCGACAAAAAATCTTGTGAACGGAAAAAAAGTCTACGGAGAGCGCATTATGCGAAAGGGAAAGGAGGAATGGCGCGTCTGGGACCCCACTAGCTCAAAGCTCGGGGCGGCGCTTGTCAAGGGCCTGAAGAACTTTCCGATAAAAAAAGGAATGAAGATACTTTATCTTGGCGCAAGCACAGGAACAACGCCGAGTCATATTTCTGACATTGTTGAGCGCAACGGAATAATTTATGCCGTAGAATTTTCAGGCCGCTCTATGCGCGATTTAATTCCGCTTGCAAGGCAGAGGAAAAATATCGCGCCGATTCTTGATGATGCAAGGATGCCTGAGAATTACGCGCAGATTGTTGAGAAAGTCGATCTGGTTTACTGCGACGTTGCCCAGCCGGACCAGTCTGAAATCATTATGCGCAATGCAAAAGTCTTCCTTAAGCCGCAGGGCTGGATGATGATTGCAGTAAAGGCGCGAAGCATAAATGTCGCAAAAAAGCCGCAGCAGATTTATGCAGAAGAGCGCGCGAAGCTTTCAAAGATGTTTAATATTCTTGAACAGATAGAACTTGATCCTCTTGAAAAGGACCATTGCTTTATGGTTGGGAAGATGAAATGA
- a CDS encoding 30S ribosomal protein S17e, whose amino-acid sequence MGRIKQKFIKNRAFELVCEHEKFTTDFKKNKEILPEFADVKNKKTKNKLVGYITRLEKQKKRY is encoded by the coding sequence ATGGGAAGAATCAAGCAAAAATTCATAAAAAACAGGGCCTTTGAGCTTGTCTGCGAACACGAGAAATTCACCACGGATTTCAAAAAGAACAAGGAAATCCTGCCTGAATTCGCGGATGTAAAGAACAAAAAAACAAAGAACAAGCTCGTGGGTTACATAACTAGGCTTGAAAAACAGAAAAAAAGGTATTGA
- a CDS encoding radical SAM protein, with amino-acid sequence MSLIRKTKNADSILANGACQTAEHGKTDYILIGINRICDNDCLFCTDNESHPELNTDANGVIKRIDSLNIKKYRTIILSGGEPAEQEGISGIISHLTREGHTVQIITNARKFSDNIFSKNVADSGLKTAITEIHSSIPEVHDYITQRPGSFNETVLGIRNLINLNVNVQIKIILNRINYKTLPQIIKYICRTFPESKINITTTNISGNALKNKELLAVRFSEAAEYIEKGINVANRFNARVSISCLPLCVLRPQYRTYILSNVQYQYLDVGSDKMHTPKRHFAPSCERCIDSCRCMGFWRSYLDLFGESEIPPIFAKD; translated from the coding sequence ATGAGCTTAATAAGAAAGACGAAAAATGCTGATTCCATTCTGGCAAATGGTGCCTGTCAAACCGCAGAGCATGGCAAAACAGATTATATTCTTATAGGCATCAACAGAATTTGCGATAATGACTGCCTATTCTGCACAGATAACGAAAGCCATCCGGAATTAAACACAGATGCTAATGGCGTTATCAAAAGAATCGATTCACTAAATATTAAAAAATACCGCACAATAATACTCTCTGGCGGAGAGCCTGCAGAACAAGAAGGAATATCGGGAATAATATCACACTTAACTAGAGAGGGTCATACGGTTCAGATAATCACAAACGCAAGAAAATTTTCAGATAATATATTTTCAAAAAATGTTGCGGATTCTGGCCTGAAAACCGCAATTACTGAAATACATTCTTCGATTCCCGAGGTACATGACTACATCACGCAAAGGCCCGGAAGCTTCAACGAAACCGTACTCGGAATAAGAAATCTAATTAATCTGAATGTAAACGTGCAAATAAAAATCATACTGAACCGCATAAATTACAAGACTTTGCCGCAGATTATAAAATATATTTGCAGGACATTCCCGGAATCAAAAATCAATATCACAACAACAAACATTAGTGGAAACGCACTAAAAAATAAGGAATTACTCGCGGTCCGATTCTCTGAGGCTGCTGAGTACATAGAAAAAGGAATAAATGTTGCAAACCGATTTAATGCGCGAGTTTCTATCTCATGTTTGCCGCTTTGCGTGCTTCGTCCGCAGTATCGCACGTACATATTATCGAATGTACAATACCAGTATCTTGATGTTGGAAGCGATAAGATGCACACGCCAAAAAGGCACTTTGCACCATCATGCGAACGCTGTATTGATTCATGCAGATGCATGGGATTTTGGCGCAGCTACCTGGACTTATTCGGAGAAAGCGAAATACCCCCCATATTTGCGAAAGATTAG
- a CDS encoding radical SAM protein → MTNRLYCAFSYECNNNCLHCAADSEKQRNLSLSIEDIERLLKKIDEMKDVEVELSGGEPTLKPELYYFLARLTESHPEIKHVLLTNGRTFSNPNNAAKLSEYNPYSIFVPLHADTRELHDKISGAKNSFDETMLGLKNMYEYRLPVNIKTVVNKLNYQRMPNLVEMVAQTLPECKWITLNGLELSGRALKNKDMLGIRISDTKTHIEKAIDMANKYGLRIATYSIPPCILSKDYWKYVGRKRRNVIITKTPTTDMKRVELTYGTVPECKECRFFNGCTGAWYSYFEVYGKDELKPVIK, encoded by the coding sequence ATGACGAATAGATTATACTGTGCATTTAGCTACGAGTGCAACAACAATTGCCTGCATTGCGCAGCTGATTCGGAAAAACAAAGAAATCTTTCACTGTCTATTGAAGATATTGAACGGCTGCTTAAAAAAATAGACGAAATGAAAGACGTTGAAGTGGAACTTTCCGGAGGCGAGCCGACGCTAAAGCCAGAATTATATTATTTCCTTGCGCGCCTGACTGAAAGCCATCCGGAAATAAAGCACGTACTGCTTACAAACGGGCGCACATTTTCAAATCCCAACAACGCCGCAAAACTGAGTGAATATAATCCATACAGCATTTTTGTGCCGCTTCATGCTGACACGCGAGAACTTCACGACAAAATTTCCGGCGCAAAAAACAGTTTTGATGAAACAATGCTCGGCTTAAAAAATATGTATGAGTATCGCCTTCCGGTAAATATAAAAACAGTTGTCAATAAGCTGAATTATCAGCGCATGCCGAATCTCGTTGAAATGGTTGCGCAGACACTTCCAGAATGCAAATGGATTACGCTGAATGGCCTAGAACTTTCCGGAAGGGCGCTAAAAAACAAAGATATGCTTGGAATAAGAATAAGCGACACCAAAACACATATAGAGAAAGCCATAGACATGGCAAATAAATACGGACTTAGAATCGCCACTTACTCCATCCCGCCTTGCATCTTAAGCAAAGATTATTGGAAATATGTCGGAAGAAAGCGGCGCAACGTCATAATTACAAAAACGCCGACAACAGACATGAAACGCGTTGAATTAACGTACGGAACCGTGCCTGAGTGCAAAGAATGCCGCTTTTTTAACGGCTGTACGGGTGCGTGGTATAGTTACTTTGAGGTTTATGGAAAAGACGAACTGAAACCGGTGATAAAATGA
- a CDS encoding radical SAM protein translates to MTENKSDAMCSTVCAPNEYFTKKLSTGKYLVTTRHRQYAFLDAKEYDLLYREQFQENKELFEKLEKTGIIFTEKNIKKIVGSFEKQYIFLFFPKSFRINLSNECNLMCSYCLSNATPTQHETMSDELVDATIKFMLSAPGKKFYMEFQGGEPLVKFNEIKKFVAKIKLAAEVGKKEIEKIVIVTNMTLMTEEIAEYLLENNIGLCSSLDGPEELHDIHRKFGGGGGTYKTVTKWLSYFRERGKTINTLPTITAHSIKFGARKIIDEYLKQGCIRIPIRAVIPVGRAKQNDNHTYSAEEFIAFWKDAVEYLVEITLNGNPVFDPNTQAMLRNIMDGPVSYMCMRKPCGGAISHMSISCDGTIMPCDLSKTLPEMAIGNVRESHIDVALRTINMNARTSDFQPLCNTCAFGPYCGNCYTRTRAVFSDETPRTPRDFECKVNKAMFTYLFEKMQDAKYVKVFRIWINGR, encoded by the coding sequence ATGACTGAAAATAAATCCGATGCTATGTGCAGCACGGTTTGTGCGCCAAACGAATATTTTACAAAAAAACTATCAACTGGAAAGTATCTTGTGACTACGCGGCACAGACAGTATGCATTTCTTGACGCCAAGGAATATGACTTGCTTTATAGAGAACAATTTCAAGAAAATAAAGAGCTTTTTGAAAAACTGGAAAAAACAGGCATCATATTCACTGAAAAAAACATTAAAAAAATAGTGGGCTCGTTTGAGAAACAATACATATTTCTTTTCTTTCCAAAATCGTTCCGAATTAATTTGTCAAATGAGTGCAATCTCATGTGCAGTTACTGCCTGTCAAATGCGACCCCCACCCAGCACGAAACAATGTCAGACGAATTAGTGGATGCAACAATCAAATTCATGCTTTCTGCGCCCGGAAAAAAGTTTTATATGGAATTTCAGGGAGGCGAACCGCTTGTAAAATTCAATGAAATAAAAAAATTCGTAGCGAAAATAAAACTTGCTGCTGAGGTGGGAAAAAAAGAAATAGAAAAAATAGTTATTGTAACAAATATGACTCTCATGACTGAAGAAATAGCAGAATATCTGCTCGAAAACAACATAGGGTTATGCTCTTCCCTTGATGGGCCTGAAGAGCTTCACGATATCCATCGCAAGTTTGGCGGCGGCGGCGGAACTTACAAAACAGTTACAAAATGGCTTTCGTACTTTCGGGAGCGAGGTAAGACAATAAATACGCTGCCCACAATAACTGCACACAGCATAAAATTTGGCGCGCGAAAAATAATTGACGAATATCTCAAACAGGGATGCATTCGAATCCCCATTAGGGCAGTAATTCCGGTTGGGCGGGCAAAACAAAATGACAACCACACATATTCTGCAGAAGAGTTCATTGCGTTTTGGAAAGATGCTGTCGAATACCTGGTGGAAATAACGCTGAATGGCAACCCCGTATTTGACCCTAACACGCAAGCAATGCTAAGAAACATAATGGATGGCCCGGTATCCTATATGTGCATGCGAAAACCATGCGGAGGTGCAATATCGCACATGTCGATATCCTGTGACGGAACAATCATGCCTTGCGACCTTTCAAAAACACTGCCTGAAATGGCTATCGGAAACGTGCGCGAAAGCCATATTGATGTTGCTCTAAGGACAATTAACATGAATGCGCGAACTTCTGATTTCCAACCGCTCTGCAACACCTGCGCGTTCGGGCCGTACTGCGGAAACTGCTACACCAGAACGCGTGCCGTTTTTTCCGATGAAACCCCGAGAACTCCGCGCGACTTTGAATGTAAAGTAAACAAGGCAATGTTTACATATCTTTTTGAAAAAATGCAGGACGCAAAATACGTAAAAGTTTTCCGCATTTGGATAAATGGCAGGTGA